The sequence below is a genomic window from Verrucomicrobiota bacterium.
GGATTGACTGATGTGTTTCTTGGCGAATTGCCGGGCGGCGTTGGAGACCTCGGGCCGTCCCGCGTCGAAGATCTCATCCGCTGCCCACCAGATGCGGTGATCGCGGGTGTCCACCAACTTCATGCGCCAACCGATGCGGAGAGGTTCGTAGCCGTGAAGCTCGGACGGCGCGGGGCGCCGTCCGAGTGGAGGTTGGTTTCGGATCAGGCGTGTTTTTAGCCAAGGAGCCGAAGCGCCGACTGAGGCGTGAGGTTCGCTTGGGCCAACATCGCCGTGCCTGCCTGGACGAGGATGTTGTATTTCGCGAACTTGGTGCTTTCGTCGGCGACATCGACGTCCTTGCGGCGGCTGTTGGCCGCCCCGAGATTGTCCTTCAAGACGCCGAGTTGTTCGTTGGTGTAGCTGAGCCGCGAGATGCTCGCGCCGATGGTGGAGCGGTCTGTGGCCAGTTGCGTGATCGCCGATTTCACGGCGGTCAAGGCGGTGGAGGCTGCGGAGGTGGTGGTGATGCTGGCGCCTGTCGCGCTGGTGTAGGCGGCCGCGCCCAGGTTAATCCCACTCATGGAGTAGGCGTTGGCGCTGCCCGAGGCCGTGTCGCCGTCGGTCGTGACCGAGAGCGCGGTCGCCGTGTGCAGGCTGACGCCGTTGAAGTCCTTCGAAGCTGTATTCGTGATATATGTGGACAGCGTCGAGAACTCCGCGTTGTAGAGCGATCGATCGGTGTCCGTCTTGGTGACGTCCTGGGCGAGGATCGAGAGTTCGCTCATGCGATCAAGGGCCTTCGTGACTTTTTGCAGAAACCCGTCCTGGGTTTGGCTGAAAGAGATCGCGTTGCCGATGTTGTTGCGGGCCGCTTGTGTGCGGTTGATCTGGGCGTCAAAGCGCGTAGAGACGGCCAATCCTGCCGCGTCGTCCTCGGGCGATGTGATTTTGGAGCCTGAGGAGAGACGCGCGAGCGACCGTGAGAGCATGGAACTGGATTCCGCCAACAGGCGCGCGCTACTTTGAGCCGAGATGTTTGTATTGATGACCATGGGACTCCTTCCGTGAGTCACCCCTTGCGGGGCTTTCAGACGCGGCGTCCATGCCGCGCGGTGAAGTTTGGTTTAGGCCTTCACCTTTTGCCTTGCCAGCTTGATTCGGCCGCTGGGTGTGCGGGCCCTTCACGGGAACCCTTGGGATCGTGACGGCTGGGGGAAACTCGACTTGAAGCGCGGCGGCGACACGGTCGAGGACACCATTCCAGTTTCCGCACTCGGTTTGGCGGAACAGGCGCATGGTGGGATACCAAGGGGTCGAGGTTCCCAGAAGTCCCCAGCGCCAGTCGGGCACTCGCGTCAGCAGGAGCCAGGTAGGCACGGCCAGAGCGCCAGCTAAGTGAGCCACGGAGGTGTCGCTGGTGATGAGGAGATCCAGAGAGCGAAGGACTCGGGCCGTATCCATGAAGTCGCGGAGTCGCGGTCCCACGTTTTCGATGGGCGTGACGTCCGG
It includes:
- a CDS encoding flagellin, whose product is MVINTNISAQSSARLLAESSSMLSRSLARLSSGSKITSPEDDAAGLAVSTRFDAQINRTQAARNNIGNAISFSQTQDGFLQKVTKALDRMSELSILAQDVTKTDTDRSLYNAEFSTLSTYITNTASKDFNGVSLHTATALSVTTDGDTASGSANAYSMSGINLGAAAYTSATGASITTTSAASTALTAVKSAITQLATDRSTIGASISRLSYTNEQLGVLKDNLGAANSRRKDVDVADESTKFAKYNILVQAGTAMLAQANLTPQSALRLLG